One window from the genome of Natronomonas pharaonis DSM 2160 encodes:
- a CDS encoding nitroreductase family protein has protein sequence MQFDELLRARRSVHQYSDESIDEATLETIFEAATLAPSGYNLQPWEFLALRDPERKQALREIAYDQEHVTEADTAVVVLGHTDPTEHAEPVFDDWLAKGYVPNEDVRDALLENVEGMAEMPEDERRIWTTRSTALAAMTLMYAAWDEGVASCPMEGFDAEALVEEFDIPDAYEPVMLITLGYPAADAADVENERKGRRPVDDVVHYDEFEPAETTSLAVPNKD, from the coding sequence ATGCAGTTCGACGAGCTACTCCGCGCCCGACGGTCAGTCCACCAGTACAGCGACGAATCAATCGACGAGGCGACGCTTGAGACGATATTCGAGGCGGCGACGCTTGCGCCTTCGGGGTATAACCTCCAGCCGTGGGAGTTCCTCGCACTCCGCGACCCCGAACGGAAGCAGGCTCTTCGAGAAATCGCCTACGACCAAGAACACGTCACCGAGGCCGACACCGCCGTCGTCGTGCTCGGGCACACGGACCCGACTGAACACGCCGAGCCGGTCTTCGACGATTGGCTGGCGAAGGGCTACGTCCCGAACGAGGACGTACGGGACGCCCTCCTTGAGAACGTCGAGGGAATGGCCGAGATGCCGGAAGACGAACGGCGCATCTGGACGACACGGTCGACGGCGCTGGCTGCGATGACGTTGATGTACGCCGCGTGGGATGAAGGCGTTGCCAGTTGTCCGATGGAAGGCTTCGACGCCGAGGCGCTCGTCGAGGAGTTCGACATCCCTGATGCGTACGAGCCGGTGATGCTCATCACGCTCGGCTATCCGGCCGCGGACGCTGCCGATGTCGAAAACGAGCGGAAGGGTCGCCGGCCTGTCGATGACGTTGTTCATTACGACGAGTTCGAGCCGGCGGAGACGACGTCGCTTGCAGTGCCGAATAAAGACTAA
- a CDS encoding branched-chain amino acid ABC transporter permease, with the protein MLEAALFVSPELFVEQTLNGLFFGFILFMIATGLTIIFGVLGILNLAHGEFYALGAFLVFSIAGFFVGFVGDPTDPVSIALVAVLALVGVFVAAAILLPISAFLEAVFVRPIYDRDEVYQLLLTYALLLMLVDVLLLVWGGQPQRLEGVFNTVNQIPTTELVGFSYPSYNIFAILLGLCVFGFLVWFFERTKTGRIVRATAINREAATAMGVSTDRVFTLVFAMGGFFAGFAGAVHGAGPISADVGMGVNPLVLSFVVIVVGGLGSIKGAFVGALLIGVASRWATMIYPPAELAAPFAIMVAVLLLRPEGLYGTWGEIE; encoded by the coding sequence GTGCTTGAAGCCGCGCTCTTTGTTTCCCCGGAGCTGTTCGTAGAGCAGACGCTCAACGGGCTCTTCTTCGGGTTCATCCTCTTTATGATAGCGACGGGGCTGACGATTATCTTCGGCGTGCTCGGTATCCTCAACCTCGCCCACGGTGAGTTCTACGCGCTCGGTGCGTTCCTCGTTTTCAGCATTGCCGGCTTCTTTGTTGGCTTCGTCGGCGACCCGACCGACCCCGTCTCCATCGCGCTTGTGGCTGTTCTCGCGCTCGTCGGGGTGTTCGTCGCCGCGGCCATCCTGCTGCCGATAAGCGCGTTCCTTGAAGCAGTGTTCGTTAGACCAATCTACGACCGTGATGAGGTCTACCAGCTGCTTTTGACCTACGCGCTGCTGTTGATGCTCGTTGACGTGCTGCTTTTGGTCTGGGGCGGTCAACCCCAGCGGCTCGAAGGCGTGTTCAACACAGTCAACCAGATTCCGACGACCGAACTCGTCGGGTTCAGCTATCCGAGTTACAACATCTTTGCCATCCTGCTCGGGCTCTGTGTGTTCGGGTTCCTCGTGTGGTTCTTCGAGCGGACGAAGACGGGCCGTATCGTTCGTGCCACAGCCATCAACCGCGAGGCGGCAACGGCGATGGGCGTCAGCACCGACCGTGTGTTTACCCTCGTGTTTGCGATGGGTGGTTTCTTCGCCGGCTTCGCCGGTGCTGTCCACGGTGCCGGCCCCATCTCCGCCGACGTGGGGATGGGTGTCAATCCGCTCGTGCTCTCGTTCGTTGTCATCGTCGTTGGTGGGCTCGGCTCCATCAAGGGAGCCTTCGTCGGCGCGCTGCTCATCGGCGTCGCCAGCCGCTGGGCGACGATGATATACCCGCCGGCTGAACTCGCCGCGCCGTTTGCGATCATGGTCGCCGTGTTGCTTCTCAGACCCGAGGGGCTCTACGGAACGTGGGGTGAGATCGAATGA
- a CDS encoding type IV pilin N-terminal domain-containing protein: MRDRVAVAVFLLAVVAAAVGGSLLTTDAPPSAAPNADFAVTGDPADTVTVEHVGGDSLDSGAVRVLVYEDRPLIPDRTVHATTWEEPGLIQETDRLEVEDPRFESGQRLVVRWFGDEGPATLYETHL, translated from the coding sequence ATGCGCGACCGCGTCGCCGTCGCGGTCTTTTTGCTCGCGGTCGTCGCAGCCGCCGTCGGTGGCTCGCTTTTGACGACCGATGCGCCGCCGTCGGCGGCCCCGAACGCCGATTTTGCGGTCACCGGTGACCCGGCCGACACGGTCACCGTCGAACACGTCGGTGGTGACTCGCTGGATTCGGGGGCCGTCCGCGTGCTCGTCTACGAGGACCGACCGCTGATACCTGACCGGACGGTCCATGCGACGACGTGGGAGGAGCCGGGGCTGATACAGGAAACCGACCGGCTCGAAGTCGAGGACCCCCGTTTCGAGTCCGGACAGCGGCTCGTTGTCCGCTGGTTCGGCGACGAGGGGCCGGCGACGCTGTACGAGACACACCTGTAG
- the ftsY gene encoding signal recognition particle-docking protein FtsY: MFEGLKDKLSSFKGDVEEQADEPDSEADAAEPETADAEAAAEPEASSTDTDTGEPDSVTEPEPDSDPETDAEDDPGLAKKAALAATGRTIITEEELEEPLEQLELELLQGDVEMSVAQEITDRIREELVGETRKQVESGEQVVERAIAEALRDVISVGQFDFESRIADAEKPVTIVFTGVNGVGKTTSIAKLARWFEERGHSSVLANGDTYRAGANEQIEEHADALDKKIITHEQGGDPAAVIYDAVEYAEANDVDVVLGDTAGRLHTADDLMAQLEKIDRVVDPDLTLFVDEAVAGQDATNRAKEFNDAAEIDGAILTKADADSQGGAAISIAHVTGKPILFLGTGQGYDDIERFDPDEIVSRLLEA, encoded by the coding sequence ATGTTCGAGGGACTGAAAGACAAACTCAGCAGCTTCAAAGGCGACGTCGAAGAGCAGGCCGACGAGCCCGACAGCGAGGCGGACGCGGCCGAGCCCGAGACAGCCGACGCCGAAGCAGCCGCTGAACCCGAAGCGTCGTCGACGGACACGGACACAGGCGAGCCGGACTCCGTAACCGAGCCCGAGCCGGACTCGGACCCGGAGACCGATGCTGAAGACGACCCCGGGCTGGCAAAGAAGGCGGCGCTGGCAGCGACCGGCCGGACCATCATCACCGAAGAAGAGCTAGAGGAGCCGCTCGAACAGCTCGAACTCGAACTCCTGCAGGGCGATGTCGAGATGAGCGTCGCCCAAGAGATAACCGACCGTATCCGCGAGGAACTGGTCGGCGAGACCCGCAAACAGGTCGAATCCGGCGAGCAGGTCGTCGAGCGAGCTATCGCCGAGGCGCTCCGGGATGTCATAAGCGTCGGCCAGTTCGACTTCGAGTCCCGTATTGCCGACGCCGAGAAGCCGGTCACCATCGTCTTTACGGGTGTCAACGGTGTCGGCAAGACGACATCGATAGCCAAACTGGCCCGCTGGTTCGAAGAGCGCGGCCACTCGTCGGTGCTGGCCAACGGTGACACCTACCGCGCCGGAGCCAACGAGCAAATCGAAGAACACGCCGACGCCCTCGACAAGAAAATCATCACCCACGAACAGGGCGGCGACCCGGCGGCGGTCATCTACGATGCCGTCGAATACGCCGAAGCAAACGATGTCGATGTCGTCCTCGGCGATACGGCCGGCCGACTCCACACCGCCGACGACCTGATGGCGCAACTAGAGAAAATCGACCGTGTTGTCGACCCCGACCTGACTCTCTTCGTCGACGAGGCCGTTGCCGGCCAAGACGCGACGAACCGCGCCAAGGAGTTCAACGATGCCGCCGAAATCGATGGCGCAATCCTGACGAAGGCCGACGCCGACTCACAGGGCGGTGCGGCCATCTCCATTGCCCACGTCACCGGCAAGCCAATTTTGTTCCTCGGGACCGGGCAGGGCTACGACGACATCGAGCGGTTCGACCCCGACGAAATCGTCTCCCGCCTGCTCGAGGCGTGA
- the pfdA gene encoding prefoldin subunit alpha → MSLGGGGGGGAMEQIQQQLQALEQEKQAIQAEIENVRDEQSEIDEAIEAIETLETGATVQVPLGGDAYVRATIEDMDEVVVTLGGGYAAERDSEGAVESLERKKETLDDRIEELEGEIETVEEETASLEEKAQQAQQQQMQQLQQMQQEDE, encoded by the coding sequence ATGAGCCTCGGTGGTGGCGGCGGCGGCGGAGCGATGGAGCAGATTCAGCAACAGCTGCAGGCGCTCGAACAGGAAAAGCAGGCCATTCAGGCCGAAATCGAGAACGTCCGCGACGAGCAATCCGAGATCGACGAGGCCATCGAAGCCATCGAGACGCTCGAAACCGGCGCAACGGTGCAGGTGCCGCTCGGCGGCGACGCCTACGTCCGCGCGACGATCGAGGACATGGACGAAGTCGTCGTCACGCTCGGCGGCGGCTACGCTGCCGAACGCGACAGCGAGGGCGCTGTCGAATCTCTCGAACGGAAAAAGGAGACCCTCGACGACCGCATCGAGGAGCTCGAAGGCGAAATCGAGACCGTCGAAGAAGAGACCGCAAGCCTCGAAGAGAAGGCCCAGCAGGCCCAGCAGCAGCAGATGCAGCAGCTCCAGCAGATGCAGCAGGAAGACGAGTAA
- a CDS encoding ABC transporter substrate-binding protein, which yields MTDSFNLDRRNVLKAAGGTAVAAALAGCSVLLDGEENGNGGAALEDVPDEPIEAGLQTFREGAPSVLGLQAEYGAQTAIRRINDAGGIAGRQMELDVIEEEGATIENYRRFVDEGKDVTFGPISSGGHEELVPVVEEEGVVNVGTDGTVTTLYETEYPDVEYSFRFQNHDVMEALSAARTAVEQLGAENIDTFANINPDYTFGYDEREVFNAGIEQLTGAEEVYDGYPELGADDMSTHVTAVADAEPDVLFTSCWGGDATLLLDQGQAGDLFDAVDITVGPVLYSAANDFSEELVEGNIWSGSRNFYWGSPPQNQWDPGVELFEEAQDEHDTIPTAHFMSGYGAVTAWATAVEKAVDIVGGWPSQDQIAATLENHGFYTPAGYHTIGPDHQGYSTAHFGEMTWDDGMDMPVLENVTTIPASHVSPPQGEISIDWIESW from the coding sequence ATGACAGACAGTTTCAACCTCGACCGACGTAATGTACTCAAAGCCGCCGGGGGGACCGCAGTTGCCGCGGCGCTTGCGGGATGCTCAGTCTTGCTTGATGGAGAAGAGAACGGAAACGGTGGTGCAGCGCTCGAGGACGTTCCTGATGAGCCGATAGAGGCTGGCCTCCAGACGTTTAGAGAGGGGGCACCGTCGGTGCTCGGGCTTCAAGCCGAATACGGCGCTCAGACAGCCATTCGCCGCATCAACGATGCCGGCGGAATCGCCGGGCGACAGATGGAACTCGACGTTATCGAGGAGGAGGGGGCGACGATAGAGAACTATCGCCGCTTCGTCGATGAAGGAAAAGACGTTACGTTCGGTCCGATTTCCAGTGGCGGCCACGAAGAGCTCGTTCCAGTCGTCGAAGAGGAGGGTGTTGTCAACGTTGGCACCGACGGAACGGTCACGACGCTCTACGAGACCGAATACCCGGACGTTGAGTACTCCTTCCGGTTCCAGAACCACGACGTGATGGAGGCCCTATCAGCCGCTCGAACCGCAGTCGAGCAGCTTGGTGCGGAGAACATCGACACGTTCGCCAATATCAATCCCGACTACACGTTCGGCTACGACGAGCGTGAGGTGTTCAACGCCGGTATCGAGCAGCTCACGGGCGCTGAGGAAGTCTACGACGGCTATCCGGAGCTCGGTGCTGACGACATGTCGACACACGTGACCGCAGTTGCCGACGCGGAACCGGACGTCCTGTTTACGAGCTGTTGGGGCGGCGACGCGACACTGCTTTTGGACCAAGGGCAGGCTGGTGACCTCTTCGATGCCGTCGATATCACGGTCGGACCAGTCCTCTACAGCGCCGCGAACGACTTCTCTGAAGAGCTTGTCGAGGGGAATATCTGGTCCGGTTCGCGGAACTTCTACTGGGGCTCGCCACCGCAGAATCAGTGGGACCCCGGGGTGGAGCTATTCGAGGAGGCACAGGACGAGCACGATACGATTCCGACCGCTCACTTTATGAGCGGGTACGGTGCCGTCACCGCGTGGGCGACCGCCGTCGAAAAGGCCGTCGACATCGTCGGTGGCTGGCCCTCCCAAGACCAGATTGCAGCCACCCTCGAAAACCACGGCTTCTATACGCCCGCCGGCTACCACACCATCGGTCCGGACCATCAGGGATACTCCACCGCCCACTTCGGTGAGATGACGTGGGACGACGGTATGGACATGCCGGTGCTGGAGAACGTCACCACGATTCCGGCGAGCCACGTGTCGCCGCCGCAGGGTGAGATTTCCATCGACTGGATCGAGAGCTGGTAA
- a CDS encoding branched-chain amino acid ABC transporter permease, whose product MSNDDSRQFRIMKGLELSTRQLLYIGIAVAVLLAVPDIEQFHADLRMQTIYLGLCWGLAALGVNLLLRHTELVSFGHAAYFGGGAYGAALVAQYAGIEEAVLLVLAGVLVAISLAVVIGWLVAGYLDIYFALLTLAFNQLLFAIVMGSPRLLGSDDGLSVRPASELTRPTLFGVEFTAAQYEVLIYYVAIAVLIVMLLVTWRLINSPFGRALDAIGQDRTRARFIGIPVKRYVWVTFVISAVYGGLAGGLYSLSMLHVRPGNTLFVLRSGEILFMAILGGFKTLLGPIAGGIVLTYMLTELRFATEYWEFATGFVLLLVVFLLPRGILGSWPTIAAGFSKRVSNPGLLSDDIGVLASMIAAKLRDAAHTTKIILFGVK is encoded by the coding sequence ATGAGCAACGACGACAGCCGCCAGTTCCGGATTATGAAGGGGCTTGAGCTTTCGACCAGACAGCTCCTCTATATCGGCATCGCCGTTGCGGTGTTGCTTGCCGTCCCTGACATCGAGCAGTTCCACGCTGACCTCCGCATGCAGACGATATACCTCGGGCTCTGCTGGGGACTTGCAGCCCTTGGCGTGAACCTGCTCTTGCGACACACCGAGTTGGTTTCGTTCGGCCACGCCGCGTACTTCGGCGGCGGTGCCTACGGTGCCGCGCTCGTCGCCCAGTATGCCGGCATCGAGGAGGCCGTGTTGCTCGTCCTCGCTGGCGTTTTGGTCGCCATCTCGCTCGCTGTCGTCATTGGCTGGCTTGTCGCCGGATATCTCGACATCTACTTCGCCCTCTTGACGCTTGCGTTCAACCAGCTCCTGTTCGCCATCGTCATGGGGAGCCCTCGGCTACTGGGCTCTGATGATGGGCTTAGCGTCCGTCCGGCGAGTGAACTGACTCGGCCGACGCTTTTCGGCGTGGAGTTCACCGCCGCCCAGTACGAGGTGTTGATCTACTACGTCGCCATCGCGGTGCTTATCGTCATGCTGTTGGTGACGTGGCGGCTGATTAACTCCCCGTTCGGCCGTGCACTCGACGCTATCGGACAGGACCGAACCCGAGCCCGCTTTATCGGCATTCCCGTCAAGCGGTACGTCTGGGTGACGTTCGTTATCTCAGCCGTTTACGGGGGGCTCGCCGGCGGGCTCTACTCGCTCAGCATGCTCCACGTCAGGCCCGGCAACACGCTGTTCGTGCTCCGGTCCGGTGAGATACTGTTCATGGCGATTCTCGGCGGCTTCAAGACCCTCCTCGGTCCGATAGCCGGTGGTATCGTCCTGACGTACATGCTCACAGAGCTCCGGTTTGCGACGGAATACTGGGAGTTCGCGACCGGCTTCGTGTTGCTGCTCGTGGTGTTCTTGCTGCCGAGAGGCATCCTCGGCTCGTGGCCGACCATCGCGGCCGGCTTCAGCAAACGAGTCAGCAACCCGGGGCTGCTTTCGGATGATATCGGCGTGTTGGCCTCGATGATTGCCGCGAAGCTCCGCGACGC
- a CDS encoding carbon-nitrogen hydrolase family protein, translated as MPAESFTLAAAQIEPVYHDKAATLDKTCRYIERAGNAGADLVVFPETYFPGYPYWRGSVSIPRWTELMVDLQKNSLHVDDEAVDVLAEAAADANVHVALGTNERSDRPGSETLYNSIFYFSRDGDLLGRHRKLMPTQEERAIWGRGDPSSLDTYETDIGTLGGLVCYENHMTLSKAALTAMGEEIHAAVWPGFWEQHGHPGDKSRAESSEAVDTCDIYPAMREYAFETQSFVAACSAYMGEDIPDGFSESELGFNVAAGGSMLINPAGIVKAGPLVGEEGLLTADFERDERRATKAYFDAMGHYTRWDAVSLSISDETLSPTVETGDVIRDNGTLSAAAAEAIADDHDIDTEAVEAVADAILDRHQP; from the coding sequence ATGCCAGCCGAATCGTTCACGCTCGCGGCGGCACAGATCGAACCGGTCTATCACGACAAGGCGGCGACGCTCGACAAGACCTGTCGATATATCGAGCGCGCCGGCAATGCGGGTGCCGACCTCGTTGTCTTTCCCGAGACGTATTTTCCCGGCTATCCGTACTGGCGCGGCAGCGTCTCGATTCCACGGTGGACTGAACTTATGGTTGACCTACAGAAGAACAGCCTCCATGTCGACGACGAGGCAGTCGACGTGCTTGCGGAGGCGGCCGCCGACGCCAACGTCCACGTCGCGCTCGGCACCAACGAGCGCAGCGACCGCCCGGGCAGCGAGACGCTGTACAACTCAATATTCTACTTCAGCCGGGACGGCGACCTGCTTGGCCGCCACCGCAAACTGATGCCGACCCAGGAGGAACGCGCCATCTGGGGACGGGGTGACCCATCAAGTCTCGACACCTACGAGACGGATATCGGCACGCTCGGCGGGCTCGTTTGCTATGAAAACCACATGACGCTCTCGAAGGCGGCGCTGACCGCGATGGGTGAAGAGATCCACGCCGCCGTCTGGCCGGGCTTTTGGGAACAGCACGGCCACCCGGGCGACAAGAGCCGCGCCGAGAGCAGCGAGGCGGTCGATACCTGCGACATCTACCCGGCGATGCGAGAGTACGCCTTCGAGACGCAGTCTTTTGTCGCCGCCTGCTCGGCGTACATGGGAGAGGATATCCCCGATGGATTCTCCGAGTCGGAACTCGGGTTCAACGTCGCCGCCGGCGGGAGTATGCTCATCAACCCGGCCGGTATTGTCAAAGCCGGGCCGCTCGTCGGCGAGGAAGGGCTTTTGACTGCGGATTTTGAACGCGACGAGCGACGGGCGACGAAGGCGTATTTCGACGCGATGGGCCATTACACCCGCTGGGATGCCGTCTCGCTTTCCATAAGCGACGAGACGCTCTCGCCGACTGTAGAGACCGGTGATGTCATCCGAGACAACGGAACGCTTTCGGCCGCTGCCGCCGAGGCAATCGCCGACGACCACGACATCGACACCGAGGCTGTCGAGGCGGTCGCCGACGCCATCCTCGACCGCCACCAGCCGTAG